A single region of the Macrobrachium rosenbergii isolate ZJJX-2024 chromosome 5, ASM4041242v1, whole genome shotgun sequence genome encodes:
- the LOC136838905 gene encoding putative uncharacterized protein ENSP00000383309: MEPRHFTVHTTRCRSPNDGKPRHARRFHTPPMPLSKRWKPRHARRFHTPHNVALQTMETTMPDDFTLHPMPLPKRRKPHHAKRFHHHPMSLSKRRKPRHARRFHSTQCRSPDDGNHAMPDDFTLHPMPFSDGNHTMPNDFTQPDVALKRRKPRHARRFHTPPNVALQTMETTPCQTISHSTNAILQTTETTPCQTISPPPDVALKRRKPRHARRFHTPPNAALQTTETTPCQTISPPDVALQTTENHTMPDDFTLHPMSLSKRRKPRHARRFSLHPNVALQTTKTTPCQTISHSTQCRSPDDETTPCQTISHTTDVALPNGGNHAMPDDFTLHSQCRSPDDGNHAMPDDFTLHPMSFSNDENYTMPNDFTPPDVALQRWKPRHARRFHTPPNAALQTTETAHAK; encoded by the coding sequence ATGGAACCACGCCATTTCACTGTTCACACCACCCGatgtcgctctccaaacgacgggaaaccacgccatgccagacgatttcacactccacccatGCCGCTCTCCAAACGgtggaaaccacgccatgccaggcgatttcacactccacacaatgtcgctctccagacgATGGAAACcaccatgccagacgatttcacactccacccgaTGCCGCTCCCCAAACGACGGAAACCACACCATGCCAAACGATTTCACCACCACCCGatgtcgctctccaaacgacggaaaccacgccatgccagacgatttcactccacccaatgtcgctctccagacgatggaaaccacgccatgccagacgatttcacactccacccaatgcCGTTCAGCGACGGAAACCACACCATGCCAAACGATTTCACTCAACCCGATGTCGCTCTcaaacgacggaaaccacgccatgccagacgatttcacactccacccaatgtcgctctccagacgatggaaaccacgccatgccagacgatttcacactccaccaaTGCCATtctccaaacgacggaaaccacACCATGCCAAACAATTTCACCACCACCCGATGTCGCTCTcaaacgacggaaaccacgccatgccagacgatttcacactccacccaatgccgctctccaaacgacggaaaccacACCATGCCAAACGATTTCACCACCCGatgtcgctctccaaacgacggaaaACCAcaccatgccagacgatttcacactccacccaatgtcgctctccaaacgacggaaaccacgccatgccagacgattttcACTCCACCCGAAtgtcgctctccagacgacgaaaaccacgccatgccagacgatttcacactccacccaatgtcgctctccagacgacgAAACCACACCATGCCAAACGATTTCACACACCACCGATGTCGCTCTCCCAAACggcggaaaccacgccatgccagacgatttcacactccactcccaatgtcgctctccagacgatggaaaccacgccatgccagacgatttcacactccacccgaTGTCGTTCTCCAACGACGAAAACTACACCATGCCAAACGATTTCACACCACCCGATGTCGCTCTCCAACgatggaaaccacgccatgccagacgatttcacactccacccaatgccgctctccaaacgacggaaaccGCACATGCCAAATGA